Proteins from a single region of Syntrophales bacterium:
- a CDS encoding CBS domain-containing protein, producing the protein MLKAKDFMTEEVITVRPETGIVQAAKLMLKYHFNGLPVVDEDNRLVGIICQDDLIAQQREIPLPSFFILLDSVIPLSSHKNIEKEVKKMAAITVAEAMTPNPVTVDPETSLENIATLMVKNNIHTLPVMDQGKMVGIIGKEDILRTLMPGGEKED; encoded by the coding sequence ATGCTTAAAGCCAAGGATTTTATGACAGAAGAGGTAATTACAGTTCGTCCCGAAACGGGAATTGTTCAGGCCGCGAAGTTGATGCTTAAATACCACTTTAATGGTTTACCTGTAGTTGATGAAGATAATCGTTTGGTGGGAATTATTTGTCAGGATGACCTGATTGCCCAGCAAAGAGAGATTCCCCTGCCTTCTTTCTTCATTCTGCTCGACAGTGTTATTCCTTTAAGTTCCCATAAAAATATTGAGAAAGAAGTAAAGAAAATGGCTGCCATCACGGTAGCAGAAGCCATGACCCCTAATCCTGTAACGGTTGATCCGGAGACCAGCCTGGAAAACATTGCCACACTGATGGTGAAGAACAACATACACACTTTGCCTGTCATGGATCAAGGTAAGATGGTCGGTATTATAGGCAAGGAGGATATCCTGCGCACTCTTATGCCCGGTGGCGAAAAAGAAGATTAA